The following DNA comes from Caretta caretta isolate rCarCar2 chromosome 10, rCarCar1.hap1, whole genome shotgun sequence.
GCTGTCTCATAACTGTAATGGAGACCTCATGTATCTAATGTGACACTTAGCAAATCCGGGCATGAATAAATAACTGAAGTCCAATTGAATTAACCTCCAGCTGATCAGCACAACTAAACAAATTATCCTAAACTCGGAAGAAGATTAGAAGGACTGGAGCAGGCCACAATCATTTGGTGGGAGGCTTAATTCAATTTAGCAAGTTTAAATCTAATACCCCGTGCTCTTCTCTGATCTCAGGGTTTAGGTCAAACCTCTTCTAAAGTGCTCTTGTAGAACCTGGAAAGGCGGGTCACATCATATTAGtaacaacagcagcagtgcaCCCCAGAGTCGCCCGGAGAAACAAAGGAACACACATAAGCATAGAATAGGGGTGAGGGGTCACTTTTTACAGGcacagaagagaaaataaaaacatgcTATAGATTTCCTGGTGGAGAATTCAAACCTAATTTCCAAGAAAATGTTTAACAAGATGGCATCACATCAACCTTCCTTTCTCCAGTGAGCACAGAGACACGCCCCAATGCATAAAAGGTCATGGTTACACTAAGACCTGGATACCTCAATATTGCTAACctggaatcctggccccatggaggtcaatggcagttttgccattggctttcaTGGAGCCAGCATTTTGCCACTAGAACGTATCCTCCAGGTGGGTTCCCTGTACCCCAGCTGGATCCTGTACATGCTACCAAGTCAAATCAATGCCAGGGCCCATCACCCCCACATTAGATGCCTGTGGGATTTACTGTGCCTTTTGGCCACTATCTTTGAGAAACTAAACACTGTTTGGGGCAGCCTTGGGCCTATGCAACCTGTGTGACCACATGAGGTGCcacatcatacacacacacaactcactgGCCAGTGTCAGCCCAATTCCACATCCACAGTCCCATTTGACCCTGGCCTCAGTGGGCCCTGATAAGAGCTTGAATTCTACCAGCTCTCTTCTCCTGGACCGTGTTGGGGCTTCGGTCACCAGAGGCCTCAGTGACATAAAGGGCCTATTCCTCCACACTTGGACCTCCCACTGGCTCCAGGCGGTTGCCATCCTCTGTGTATGGTGTGTGCAGTGCTCCATTGCCCCAGGGAGACATGACCAGTTGGGCTGGGGGTATGGCAGGGCCCCACTCTCCATATGCCTGCTAGCCTCTGGCAGTAGTTGCCATGAAGTGTGCCCTCCACTACTTTCCTCAGCAGGTGAAGGGAGTGCTATGAGGTATACTCACCATGTCTGCCCCACACCAATAGCCTCCGGCCAGCTTCACTTGGTTATCACAGCTCTGCTGCCCTCCAGCACTGCTCACAGGAGAAAGGCCATAGGTGGGctcaaaatgagaaaaataaggGGATCCTTGTTTGTTCAGCAATAATGATGGTCACAAGCTGTTATTTAAAAGGAAGAAGGCAGCCCTTAGGCTTTGTTTGCACTCCCAGATCAGAAAAATACCACACCCACAACACAAACCAACTGTTGGAGAATGAATCATCTTGGAAAAATCATTGGGCCCTCCTTGGCTCCTCCTCTGGCTGCTTTGCAGTGCTCAGGCAGCATGGGGTAGCCAGAAAGCTTCCTAACTGGGAAGTGGGGGATTCCCTTGGCCTAAGGGAATCTCTGAATACCAAGCTGATGAACAGAGCACTTGGGCACTCCTTGGCCAGCAGAATGGTATCACAGGAGTGTTCCGCCCATTAACTTATCTATGCCAGGGGCCCAAACCACCCCCAAACAGCCTCAGGATCATGGGAGTAGAGTAATTCCTCTCCCCACTCTTCTGTTTTGCAGAGCAGGGCTCAGTcacagctgaggttctggcccataGTCTATATTCTACAGCACAGAAATACAAGACAGAAATCTAAACCACAGAAGTAATAACCTGTAAACTAATAAACAGTAAACTAATAAACCTTTGATAGCGAGGCTCCCTCAAGAGCGGGGATTATTAATGGTTGTCCTGAAACATCAGGTGCGTAGTTTTCTAGTGAAGGGGGAATAAACGTTAAGGCGCTCTGGAGCCTGGGTGTCTGCTCCATGAGGTTGCATACCACTTCATATAAACAGAGAGATGATCATCAAGGGCTTTGAGGCACTAcagaatacaaacaataaattatAATCAAAAGCAGCTCTCTTCCAATCCAAAAGCACACAGACACTTAacagttttaaaaagaattttaaaaagaatttaaaaagaatccctgagaagaaattattcagataaataataacaaatactGTATGTAAAACTGCAATATGGTGGGCAGTTTTCCCTGGGGGAGTCTCACCAATTCTCTACAGTCTCAGAGACAGTGGTATATATTTCTTCAGTAATTAGAGCAGGAaactggaaggagggagggactcctggattctatcttAGCCTCTGTAAATGACTTACGTGAATTGCTGAATGTCTCTGTGCTTTGGTTTCCCACTCTGTACAATGGAAGTACTAAtttcctgcctcacaggggtgcttCTGAAGGTTAATTCGCTAATGTTCATGAAGTGGTTGGaaatttttggatgaaaagtgATATACAAGGGCAAAGTATCATCTGTGGAGACAAGAATCCCTGTCAGCACCAAAGCTATCCAAGTGCAGGCAGGATGACAGGCAAAGAGCCCGAGAAagctcacaggtttcagagtaacagccgtgttagtctgtattcgcaaaaagaaaaggagtacttgtggcaccttagagactaaccaatttatttgagcatgagctttcgtgagctacagctcacgaaagctcatgctcaaataaattggttagtctctaaggtgccacaagtactccttttctttttgagaaagctCACAATTTGTCTCCCAACACTGGCTTGGTGTATGTTAAGTCTCCCTGTAGTGGCTGGCTCACATCAAGAAAAAGAGCCTGCTACTTACTGACAGATACTTCTTTAGGATACATGACAAGGGATTATGGGGTTTTGGTGCTGAAGATGCAAGGTTCAAACACCTGCTGGTATCTGCTGGTATGCAGTCACAGGTTGTTATACTCGGAGACTTTCCACAGGTCCTGGACAGGGTGGCATTAACATTTGATTCAAGGGGTCATGGCTGCTACTTCCTACAGTAATGCTTGTCCCTCAGGTGCAGGTAGGAGTGATGTTTCCCTATGACCTGAGACCAAATGGATCCCCCTGTCCTCCAGCCATGTACAAAGGAGACCAGAGAGGTTAGTAGGGACACAGCAAAAAAAGGATGCCAGGAAGGATCTAGCCCTTTATTTTCATAAGATGAAATTCTCCTCCAAGGAAGGTATAGTGGAAATAAACTTCATTCTTGAGGTGGTAGGAGGACTTATTGACAGCAGCTGCCATTATCTCAGTCACACAGGCAACCCCTTGAATGCTTGTAGTAAACAGGAGAGAAATGTCAGTTCTTCACAGGGCTGGAAAACAGGGGATTTGCCAGATGATAAGGTATCAAGACTCCCCCTTCTGTGTATCAAGCAAAGGCAGCAACTTTAGTCTGTTCGGAGCCTTTCCATGGAACTCTGTTGCCCTCTGGAGGTCTATTAAGGCACTCTCAACGCTATGACTAACAGTTATATTCATTCAAAGTTTAATTTAAACTTTTCATGCAGAAACAATTCAGAACACTAGGCCTTTAAAAAGAAGATGTCTGGACAGATGATCTGAAATTCAGAATTCTTGTTGCCAAGATTGGTGTGTGTGGTAGGAGGGCAGGATGTGAGGGGGGAAATGGAAATAAAGGTTTGGGGGACATTTATTTTAGCATTATATATAGCTTTATATAATTCATAGTATTACATACAGCAGTCCTGAAGGTTGCATTGGATATTCTTTAAGAAATCCTAATTTTTAGGGATGTGTATCTAGGCCAAAAATGTTATTCTGGGCTGAGCAAAGGTCAAGAATTtggggaaaacaaaaagaaactgaAGTTTTTAAGATGTTTATTATATATGTATTACATTTTTAGTATTTCTTTTTTTGCACTGTCAAACCAATGTCTTTGTTTTCTATCATGAAATCTGTGTGTGGTAGCTGTCAATTAATAATACCCCACTCTTATCTAGggcttttcagcagtagatctcaaagccctttacaaaggaggttgaATCAtatatccacattttacagatggggaaactgagacacagagtggTGAATGTAAGTGCCCAAGGTCACTTGTCGGGCCTGGGAACAGAACCAGTCCAGGACTCTACCCATTCGGCCACACTGCCACTCTAGACAAGCTACTTTAAATTaagtttttggttaaaaaatgAATTAGGGCACATGAAGAAGAATGTGgaactgctgaaaaggatgtaACTGTTTGCATTACAGGATCATACACTGAGACCccctaggcactacaataatgcaaataatacatAATTATAACATTAGCCATGCTGTCTACCATGACAAGCCAAAAGGCAGGATTTACCCAATTTGTGGCCTGATCCCTTACTCTGCCGAGCATCCTACATCTGAAAACATTCCCAAAGAGTTCAATGGCCAAAAGAGAGACCCTGCCATCCAGAATGACTCACTCAAATCTACAGGAAACAGCCATAACAATGTACACAGCCAAGGATGCAAACACTATGGAGCATTGGACTTACAACAAAGAAGAATCCCTTCCATTCAAATGAGAGAGGCCTGGTTTTGAGTTCCTTCTTGTTTGCCAATTTCAGTCAGACCTTTAACATTTTGGGTGCCAACATGCTAAGAGAAGAGCCGGGGATGCTCAGAACCCCATATGGAAACAGGGAACCAAGCCATTTCCGAATTGCTATTCTCTGCTTTGGAGCTAAGATTCACCTTATCCCAACCTCCATCTCTCCACACAGACCTTCACATTCTGGTCACCGACGGGAAGCTGGAATTCTTTGGAGAGAGCAGGTGACTTTTCTGCAGCATGAGTTTTGCTGTAGCTAGTGAATAGATGAAAACATCCCAAGAGAGCAATTAAAGAACTTAAAACATGCAGAAGGTAGCTCAAAAGGAAGTCAAGGCCACTTCAGAATGTCCTTGGAGTTTATACAGATGATGCCTTAGAGATGTTTAAATGACAAGGAACATCAGCATTTCAACAGTTGGGTCAGGGCAGCTACCAAAGCTGGCTTGCCAGACTGGAAAGCAGGCTCAGGAAAAAGTGCTGTGCCTATATTCAGAGGGATAGAATCTGTTGGGTCAGAGACCTCTTCCTTCTCACCACCCTCCCTCATAGGCACTGGGCAAGGTAAGCCAGAGATGGGGCTGTGGCTGTCAGGTTAGCTGGGGTTCCTCCCCATTTGCGTTGGGGTATGATGAGTGTCTATAATGGTCTGTAGGACTGCAGGAAGTACAGAGTGAGTTGGTTGAAAAGGGGCCTACCTAGTTGTATAGGGCAGGGGTGCGGAGTGGTACAAGGTGTGCTGGGTGAGGAAGGGTCTGCCCCTCTCAGTGAGGCCATGGGGAATGGGGTGAGCAGGGTTCTGCAGGGCCTTCCCTGTGTATGGGGCCGGTGGGACctggagggggtgcggtgtgcaggggACTCCCATTCTGTGGGGACAGCGGGTGTTTGAGGAGCAGGGTGTGGAGGGgacttccctgctctgtgaggCTGGGAGGGATACATGTGGGGGCTAGGGTGAGCTGGGTGCATGGAGATCTTCCCCGCTCTGTGTGGCTTGGGAGAGATGGgattgggaggtgcaggagcAGGATCCCCACTCGATAGGGCCAGGAGGGAAGTGGGAGGCACTCTCTGCTGGTTGGGGCCAGGATGCAGGGCGGCTGGAGGGCTCCCTGCTTGGATGGAGCCTGGATGCAGGAAGGGCTCCCcgctgggtggggccagagagaTGCGGGGGACTCCCATCTCGGTGGGGCtggagaggccctggggggtCAGAAGGAGTACGGGGAGGGCTCCCCACTCTGAGGGGCCCGGATGTGGGGGGGCTCCCCGCGGCCGCACGGGGTGAGGGGAGGCTCCCCTCTCTGAGGGGCCTGGATGTAGGGGGGGCTCCCCGCTCGGTGGGGCCGCACAGGGTGGGGGTGGCTCCCCGCTCGGAGGGGCCTGGATGTAGGGGGGGCTCCCCCCTCCGTGGGGCCGCACAGGGTGGGGGCGGCTCCCCGCTCGGTTTCTGAGGGGCCCGGATGTAGGGGGGGCTCCCCCCTCCGTGGGGCCGCACAGGGTGGGGGCGGCTCCCCGCTCGGTTTCTGAGGGGCCCGGATGTAGGGGGGGCTCCCCGCTGGGGGGGCCGCACGGGGTGGGGGCGGCTCCCCGCTCGGAGGGGCCGgatgcggcgggggggggggcgggctcagAGTGACTCAGCGGCGGCGCCCAGTGCGGGCGGGGCGGGAGCCGCGGCGGCCGATGACCGAGGGAGCCGCGGGGCAGGACAGGGGAGGACGCGGCGGAAGTGCCAGGGTGAGGCCGCTGCGGGAAGGCCCTGGTCTCGGTCGCCGCCTTCTCCCGGGCGGGCCCCGGGCTGGTCTCGCCTCCCAGCCGGGCACGGCCCAGGCCCCTACTATGGCGCCCGGTTTCCCGGGCCTGGAGGCGGGGCGGCTGCGGCTGCGGCTGCCGGCGAGCTCGGGCCGGGGCGAGCGCTGGAGCTGGCTGGGCCCATGGCGGGCGCGACCCTGCCCGGGGCTCCACGGCCCAGCCGCCGGGTAGGACCGTGTGGGACCCTGCTCATGCCCTGAGTCTGGGGGTGGGATTATGGTGCGAGCCTGCGCCTGGCTCCAGGGTCGAGTCGGGATTTGGAGTCGTGGTGTGATCCCGACCCAGCCGCCGCCCGTAGGGGGGCACCTGGTGTTAGGAGAACAGAGGAGACACGGGGCGAATGGTGGCTCTGAGTGAccagcccagctcctcccccggGATTTTCGGTCCAAGTAAAACGGCTGCAAAACGGGACTCACTGGCCTGGGCACGCCAGGCTccaaagaagggggggggggcttaagCACAAGATGGGCGGGTCTACTAGCCCCCTTTTGTCCCAAGCCGCAACATTTAGGTAGGGAAGTTTGGCAAAATGGTTTTGGATTTGGTCCATTTTGAGAGCAGGGGTGTAGACACTTAGCCCACCCATTTAGCATTCAGGCCCACCCCTAGCTCTGTGCTGGCCCCAGcgcttgccctgccctgccctcctgccctgcactcctgccagggagtggggttgggggtgcaggtcGTGCTCGGGTCTGCCcacctggcactcctgctggggtcgggtggagcggggcaagccccagcaTGctcaccccgctccctggcaggagcgttGGATGGGCGGAGCGGGTGGGGGCACGGGagcacccatttttccaggggtcCAGGTTGGCCCAGTGGCTGGCTAAGCCGTCACTGTGAGAAGGGCAAGCGAGCAGGCGGCCGGTAGCGGTAGAGGAGATCTTCAGAAAAGGTAGCCCACTGCCTGGGGGAGCCAGGCCGGGCATAGGGCAGTGGGACCTGGAAGGGAGCCGGGAGCTGTGCGCGCTGGAGAGCagcctctcctcccagagctgggtgcgTTCCCAGGGCCCTGGGGAGCCCCTGGCCAGAGGGCCCATCCATTGTGTagctgcagggggtgagggaaggCGGGCCCCCATCCCTCGTGCCTTTCCAGACTCCCCTTCCCCATAATTGCCCTCCCCACCAGAAGTCGGTGCCCACCCAAATATCCCATGCTGGCTACGCCACTGCTTGAGAGAAACCATGCTCTAGTGGGGACCAGGAACCAGGAGACCTCGgctctgggagtcaggacccaAGACTAATAGGACTATATGATCTGCTGTATGTGACACAAAAACAGTTGTAATCAGTGTCAAACTATGAATGGCATAAAAACCTATAAATAGCAACGTGTATGTGTAGCCTAAGTGTAGCTCTTTAATGAGGGGCAGTTAAAATTCACTTCTGAGTCAGATACACCCAGGCATCAGATGTTCCTGATTATTTATATACAGCTGCACCTGTTGCTTACATCTCTGGGCATATTTATATCATTAAAACAACTTAACAGGTATTTTAAATTTAATGAAAATGTTCAGCCTTTTTGTGGCCCTTAGTTAATGTTTTTATATGTAATACTAATATATTATTTTACTCAGCAATGAAGACCTCTGCCATGGCAGCAAAACCTATTGTGACTTCAAAGCAGAGAGAGGAGGTGGTGAGGGGTGTCCCAACAGAGGTGGTGTGCACTGCCTTCTCCAACTCCATTCTTGTGGTGGTGACGCAGTATGGGAAGATGGGAACGCTCGTCTCTGTGGACCCCAGCACAATAGCCAATGACATCAGCAAACCTTCACTCACCACAAAAGTGCTGCTGGGTACAGATGAGGTACAAAGCAGAGCATGTAGCCCTGAAGATTGAGGGTGAATCTCTTACTAGCTCAAAATTCGAGCCTGCTCAGGCTGCTAAGCGGCTGATGTGTAGTTGTGCAGTGGTAAGATTAAAGAATCCTGTACTAGGGAGGAGTGGTTCATCAATAAAGCTTGGGCATTCAGCTGGCATTTAACATAACAAATGTCTAATTGAATCTACACTGAAGGCATATATGGGATCTGTCACTTCATGCTTGGTTATTCTTGTGATGCTTTgcagctcccgttgacttcagtggttcaggGGCAAGTGTAATGGCCTTCACTAGCCTTTCTCAGGTGCTTGTCCCAGTCAGTTTTCCCATCCCACCACTTCTTTTTCTCCAAACCTTTGCCTCTCATAATCAACTTC
Coding sequences within:
- the PSMG3 gene encoding proteasome assembly chaperone 3 isoform X1, encoding MQGGWRAPCLDGAWMQEGLPAGWGQRDAGDSHLAMKTSAMAAKPIVTSKQREEVVRGVPTEVVCTAFSNSILVVVTQYGKMGTLVSVDPSTIANDISKPSLTTKVLLGTDEPLIHVCAKNLVTFVSQEAGNKPVLLAIALKDKSMEGIKALQELIRSCQVW
- the PSMG3 gene encoding proteasome assembly chaperone 3 isoform X2 gives rise to the protein MKTSAMAAKPIVTSKQREEVVRGVPTEVVCTAFSNSILVVVTQYGKMGTLVSVDPSTIANDISKPSLTTKVLLGTDEPLIHVCAKNLVTFVSQEAGNKPVLLAIALKDKSMEGIKALQELIRSCQVW